From Pempheris klunzingeri isolate RE-2024b chromosome 16, fPemKlu1.hap1, whole genome shotgun sequence, a single genomic window includes:
- the LOC139215960 gene encoding fMet-Leu-Phe receptor-like, translated as MSPNASLAIKSSKNDQTTTVDVDAIMDNVSIVLYTLTVVLGITGNSMVIWVAGFKLKPKVTNVWLVNLAIADLIFCFTRVFSLTKKLFFDHWPFGIFLCKFNGFFKYANMFCSVFLLAVISLDRVLCVWQPVFTKRRRTLWAARVVAVFVWGMAIVFSTPYFIYRQMYLGKNNLSKCSVDTKDAAKGDNSAKLALYTIRFLCGFMLPFIVILICYILAGIGIRRTRLSRKSRPLRILASLVIAFFLCWAPYHCLLLVKMVDSKNPVVKIWHPVASGIAYFNSCVNPLLYFCMGLDVRGRFRQSLAGVYRRALADDVDGQTTQSNDRSLDDSSASKHSTVVVAVDVAKV; from the exons ATGTCTCCTAATGCGTCTCTCGCCATCAAATCTTCCAAGAATGACCAGACGACAACCGTGGACGTCGATGCCATCATGGACAACGTCTCCATCGTCCTCTACACGCTGACCGTCGTGCTCGGCATCACCGGGAACTCCATGGTGATCTGGGTGGCTGGATTCAAGCTCAAG ccaaAGGTCACCAATGTGTGGCTGGTAAATCTGGCCATAGCTGACCTGATCTTCTGCTTCACGCGAGTCTTCTCCCTCACAAAGAAGCTCTTCTTCGACCACTGGCCCTTCGGCATCTTCCTCTGCAAGTTCAACGGCTTCTTCAAATACGCCAACATGTtctgctctgtctttctgctgGCTGTGATCAGTTTGGACAGAGTGCTCTGCGTGTGGCAGCCCGTCTTCACCAAGCGACGACGCACCCTGTGGGCAGCGAGGGTCGTGGCTGTCTTCGTCTGGGGCATGGCGATCGTCTTCAGCACTCCGTACTTCATCTACCGCCAAATGTACCTGGGGAAAAACAACCTGAGTAAGTGCTCTGTCGACACGAAGGACGCGGCGAAGGGGGACAACAGCGCTAAACTGGCTCTCTACACCATCCGCTTCCTGTGTGGCTTCATGTTGCCTTTTATTGTCATCCTCATTTGTTACATCCTGGCCGGGATCGGCATCCGGCGCACCCGTCTGTCGAGGAAGTCCCGCCCCCTCCGTATACTAGCATCGTTAGTCATCGCATTCTTCCTGTGCTGGGCGCCGTACCACTGCCTCCTGCTGGTGAAGATGGTGGACAGTAAGAACCCGGTGGTGAAGATCTGGCACCCCGTGGCATCAGGCATCGCCTACTTTAACAGCTGTGTGAATCCACTGCTGTACTTCTGCATGGGGCTGGACGTGAGGGGCCGGTTCAGGCAGAGTCTGGCGGGGGTGTACAGGAGAGCTCTGGCGGATGATGTGGACGGACAGACGACCCAGTCCAACGACCGCTCTTTGGATGACAGCAGCGCGTCGAAACACAGTACTGTTGTGGTGGCGGTGGATGTAGCTAAAGTGTGA